A window of the Cryptococcus neoformans var. neoformans B-3501A chromosome 9, whole genome shotgun sequence genome harbors these coding sequences:
- a CDS encoding hypothetical protein (Match to ESTs gb|CF187885.1|CF187885, gb|CF194755.1|CF194755, gb|CF192967.1|CF192967), with the protein MQIGPLVPLLALLAAPALARSSLHPNAAAHRRQDVGQERINSAVERREALAQSQPRALSEKPNKRKITRRGGRSCRARNSTATASDSATASATASALSEDSSAVYSDAESASSTQAPVENTSSSSENVAATTSSIENIAALQQPSSSSSTEDSSTAASLTSVASAAATSSAAATSSAAATSSSAATSSSSNSTGSYTPNGIKAGVTGDDPLSFLQGHIGWYYDWNATPTGSASGASPANMLWGAGTVDSTDASRLAAFQALTTAPQYIIGFEEPDCSTSGSSNIGVSDAASLWDSTIAPWKDQGSILISPSMCHQAAEEYTKWLSTFSTQISTSWDITNLHINKNSMDGVKEDIDYYYNTYGKPIWVTEFACVDDSTDFVPCTDQSEINTFINDIVALFESDDRVQAYAYSTGEGLSSEWDMVSNGALTESGQTYLTAISQYH; encoded by the exons cccCAACGCTGCTGCGCATCGGCGTCAGGACGTTGGGCAGGAGCGTATCAACTCCGCAGTCGAGAGGCGCGAGGCCCTTGCTCAGTCCCAACCCCGCGCTCTTTCCGAGAAGCCCAACAAGAGAAAGATTACCAGGCGAGGCGGCCGTAGCTGTAGGGCGAGGAACTCAACTGCCACTGCTTCTGACTCTGCTACTGCCTCTGCTACCGCCTCTGCTCTCAGCGAGGACTCCAGTGCTGTCTACTCTGACGCCGAATCCGCTTCTTCTACTCAAGCTCCGGTTGAGAAcacctcgtcttcttctgaaaATGTGgccgccaccaccagcTCTATTGAGAACATTGCAGCTTTGCAACAGCCTTCTAGTTCGTCTTCT ACTGAAGACTCCTCGACTGCAGCCAGTTTGACTTCTGTCGCTTCTGCTGCGgccacttcttctgccgcggccacttcttctgccgcggccacttcttcttccgcggccacgtcttcttcttccaactccaCCGGCAGCTACACTCCCAATGGTATTAAGGCTGGTGTGACCGGTGACGACCCTTtgtctttcctccaagGCCACATTGGATGGTACTATG ACTGGAACGCGACTCCGACTGGCTCTGCCAGCGGTGCTAGCCCTGCCAACATGCTCTGGGGCGCTGGTACCGTCGACTCCACCGATGCCTCTCGACTTGCCGCCTTCCAGGCCCTCACCACCGCTCCCCAGTACATCATCGGTTTCGAAGAGCCTGACTGTTCTACTTCCGGTAGTTCAAACATTGGTGTCTCTGATG CTGCCAGTCTTTGGGACTCGACCATCGCTCCCTGGAAGGACCAAGGTTCTATTTTgatctctccttccatgTGCCACCAGGCCGCCGAGGAGTACACGAAATGGTTGTCTACTTTCAGCACTCAGATTTCCACCTCTTGGGACATTACCAACTTGCACATCAACAAGAACAGCATGGACGGTGTCAAGGAAGACATTGACTATTACTACAACACTTACGGCAAGCCTATCTGGGTCACCGAGTTTGCCTGTGTCGACGACAGTACCGACTTCGTCCCCTGTACCGACCAGAGCGAGATTAACACCTTTATCAACGATATTGTCGCTCTCTTTGAGTCTGACGACAGGGTTCAAGCTTATGCCTACTCTACTGGTGAAGGTCTTTCTTCCGAATGGGACATGGTCAGCAACGGTGCTCTCAC CGAGTCTGGTCAGACTTATCTAACTGCCATCTCTCAATATCATTAA
- a CDS encoding hypothetical protein (HMMPfam hit to Neg_reg, Negative transcriptional regulator, score: 97.1, E(): 4.3e-26), with translation MHIPAVHAELNLPVLHAFIRQYPLGLFTTSIPHPKNDTLQMSHIPFVLDVDPDQADDKGRLRGHMARVNPQSKSIIDSLSAKGDSTQLVEEDILIVFNASVHSYVTPKFYLETKPTSGKVVPTWDYAAVQVYGRAKIHYANNDATGSFLQKQIQDLSEQEEKTMLKRTGNEGGSTWKVSDAPEKYVEILKKAIIGVEIDIKKIEGRFKLSQEKNGGDWQGVVSGFRSLGTDEGNSMAEMVEENGKKS, from the coding sequence ATGCACATCCCCGCTGTCCACGCCGAACTCAATCTCCCCGTGCTCCACGCCTTTATCCGACAATACCCCCTCGgcctcttcaccacctCTATTCCTCACCCCAAAAATGACACTCTGCAAATGTCCCACATTCCCTTTGTGCTCGATGTCGATCCTGACCAGGCGGACGACAAGGGTCGATTGAGGGGCCACATGGCTCGTGTTAATCCCCAATCAAAATCAATCATCGATTCTCTCAGTGCCAAGGGCGACAGTACCCAGCTTGTAGAGGAAGACAttctcatcgtcttcaACGCCTCCGTCCATTCTTACGTTACTCCCAAATTCTACCTGGAGACTAAACCCACGAGTGGTAAAGTTGTTCCTACATGGGATTATGCTGCTGTCCAGGTCTATGGTCGAGCCAAAATCCATTATGCAAACAACGACGCCACGGGGTCGTTCTTGCAAAAGCAAATCCAAGACCTTTccgagcaagaagaaaagacgATGCTTAAGCGAACGGGCAACGAAGGCGGCAGTACATGGAAGGTCAGTGATGCCCCTGAAAAGTATGTGGAGATTTTGAAAAAGGCGATTATCGGGGTAGAAATCGATATCAAAAAAATTGAGGGTCGATTCAAATTGAGCCAGGAAAAAAATGGAGGTGACTGGCAAGGAGTAGTCAGCGGGTTTAGGAGCTTGGGCACGGATGAAGGAAATTCAATGGCTGAGATGGTTGAAGAGAATGGTAAGAAGAGCTAG
- a CDS encoding hypothetical protein (Match to EST gb|CF189943.1|CF189943) produces MPPTSATASVSPTKRAPSPAPTITELDLEIAMLRCLGEIRPLGRYKHFLIIQLQTEIHRRTGSWLPIELLWQRLDKLYDLEGLDEMASSSSVSIPSTPHTLSPRFPLSPRSSSSPLSDLSPQRAKSRKTRNPSNKTPSNANNKKGESLDISKSARIINSEHFHRTFDLPYFKSRYHLTEDEEEQSQKDSEEESDLDEPIELDGEEERIWQDMIYPRALAPEGTDASWQGGSLTVEEDESEDEDMKFDDERKGKKTSVVSTVSRRESAGSGAGVENDGRKRGRQTRAQEESEEDSPNVMKRKGARDVSAADSRKSKRRR; encoded by the exons ATGCCGCCCACCTCCGCTACAGCTTCGGTATCACCGACAAAGAGGGCGCCGTCACCAGCACCAACCATCACCGAGCTTGACTT GGAGATAGCTATGCTACGATGTTTGGGAGAAATTCGACCTT TAGGAAGATACAAGCATTTCCTTATCATCCAACTGCAGACAGAGATACACCGAAGGACAGGTTCCTGGTTGCCCATCGAGCTATTATGGCAGCGTTTAGATAAGTTGTATGATCTAGAAGGACTCGACGAGATG GCATCATCGAGCTCAGTATCTATTCCTTCCACACCGCACACATTGTCCCCCCGATTCCCTTTATCCCCGCGGTCTTCATCGTCCCCATTGTCCGATCTTTCACCTCAAAGGGCAAAATCGCGGAAAACAAGAAACCCAAGTAATAAAACTCCCAGCAACGCAAATAATAAGAAAGGCGAGAGTCTCGATATCTCGAAATCTGCTAGAATAATTAACTCTGAGCATTTTCATCGAACGTTTGACTTGCCGTACTTTAAAAGTCGATATCATTtgacagaagatgaagaagaacagtCGCAAAAAGActcggaagaggagagtgatTTGGACGAGCCGATAGAActggatggagaagaagaaaggatcTGGCAAGATATGATTTATCCTCGAGCCTTGGCCCCTGAGGGTACAGACGCTTCATGGCAAGGAGGTTCTTTGACagtagaggaagacgaatcagaagatgaggatatGAAATTCGACGACGAAAGAAAAGGTAAGAAAACGTCGGTCGTGTCCACTGTCtcaagaagggagagtGCTGGATCCGGGGCTGGAGTTGAAAACGatgggagaaagaggggaaggcAAACGAGGGCccaggaagagagtgaagaagattctCCGAATGTGATGAAGCGGAAAGGTGCAAGAGATGTTAGTGCCGCCGATTCT AGAAAGtccaagagaaggagatag
- a CDS encoding hypothetical protein (Match to ESTs gb|CF189541.1|CF189541, gb|CF190418.1|CF190418, gb|CF188685.1|CF188685; HMMPfam hit to UDPG_MGDP_dh, UDP-glucose/GDP-mannose dehydrogenase family, central domain, score: 167.5, E(): 2.8e-47; HMMPfam hit to UDPG_MGDP_dh_C, UDP-glucose/GDP-mannose dehydrogenase family, UDP binding domain, score: 125.8, E(): 9.7e-35; HMMPfam hit to UDPG_MGDP_dh_N, UDP-glucose/GDP-mannose dehydrogenase family, NAD binding domain, score: 290.6, E(): 2.5e-84): protein MAPITVKKICCIGAGYVGGPTCAVIALKCPQIQVTIVDLNQQRIDAWNSDNLPIYEPGLDEVVKATRGKNLFFSTDVDKGIEDADLIFVSVNTPTKKSGVGAGYAADLKFLQLATRRIAEVATSSKIVVEKSTVPCRTAESMRTILEANCRPGCHFDILSNPEFLAEGTAISDLFNPDRVLIGSLQTEQGIDACQALSGVYANWVPKERILTVGLWSSELSKLAANAMLAQRISSVNALSAICEATGANIDEVSYAVGKDTRMGSKFLKASVGFGGSCFQKDILNLVYLSESLHLPEVAKYWRAVVEMNEYQKSRFARKVVDTLFNTITGKKIAILGWAFKKDTGDTRESPSIGIANHFLSEKARIAVYDPQVTESQIWLDMTDVRSYGEIPAEPIQPHLTICKSVEEACANAEAIVICTEWDEFKTLDWKKIYDNCPRPAFVFDGRLILNRQELTNIGFKVVTIGTGDRI, encoded by the exons ATGGCCCCCATCACTGTCAAGAAGATCTGCTGTA TCGGCGCTGGTTATGTCG GCGGTCCTACTTGCGCCGTTAT CGCGTTGAAGTG CCCCCAAATTCAAGTCACCATTGTTGACCTCAACCAGCAGCGAATTGACGCCTGGAACTCTGACAATCTCCCTATCTACGAGCCTGGTCTCGATGAGGTTGTCAAGGCCACCAGGGGCAagaacctcttcttcagcacTGATGTTGACAAGGGTATCGAGGACGCCGA CCTCATCTTTGTTTCCGTCAACACCCCCACCAAGAAGTCTGGTGTCGGTGCCGGCTACGCTGCCGACTTGAA GTTCCTTCAGCTCGCCACTCGACGAATCGCTGAGGTCGCTACCTCTTCCAAAATCGTCGTCGAGAAGTCCACCGTGCCCTGCAGAACTGCCGA GTCTATGCGGACCATTCTCGAGGCCAACTGCAGGCCCGGATGCCATTTCGATATCCTTTCTAACCCTG AGTTCCTTGCCGAGGGTACCGCTATCTCCGATCTTTTCAACCCTGACCGAGTTCTTATTGGTTCTCTCCAGACCGAACAAGGTATCGATGCTTGCCAAGCTCTTTCTGGCGTCTACGCCAACTGGGTTCCTAAGGAGCGAATTTTGACCGTCGGCCTTTGGTCTTCTGAGCTTTCCAAGCTCGCTGCCAACGCCATGTTGGCTCAGCGAATTTCCTCTGTTAACGCCCTCTCTGCCATTTGCGAGGCTACTGGCGCCAACATTGACGAGGTCTCCTACGCTGTCGGTAAGGACACGCGAATGGGTTCCAAGTTCCTCAAGGCGTCTGTC GGTTTCGGTGGTTCTTGTTTCCAGAAGGACATTCTCAACTTGGTCTACCTTTCTGAgtctctccaccttcccGAGGTTGCCAAGTACTGGCGTGCGGTTGTTGAGATG AATGAATACCAGAAGAGCCGATTCGCCCGAAAAGTTGTTGACACCCTCTTCAACACCATCActggaaagaagattgcgATTCTTGGTTGGGCCTTCAAGAAGGACACTGGTGACA CCCGAGAGTCTCCTTCCATCGGCATCGCCAACCACTTCTTGTCCGAGAAGGCTCGTATCGCTGTCTATGACCCTCAAGTCACAGAGTCTCAGATCTGGCTTGACATGACTGA TGTACGCAGCTACGGAGAGATTCCCGCTGAGCCCA TCCAACCCCACCTTACAATCTGCAAGAGTGTCGAGGAGGCTTGTGCCAACGCGGAGGCCATCGTCATCTGCACTGAATGGGACGAGTTCAAGACTCTtgactggaagaaga TCTACGACAACTGTCCCCGACCCGCTTTTGTCTTTGATGGTCgactcatcctcaaccgACAGGAGCTCACCAACATCGGTTTCAAGGTCGTCACTATCGGTACTGGCGACCGTATTTAA
- a CDS encoding hypothetical protein (HMMPfam hit to ABC_tran, ABC transporter, score: 185.0, E(): 1.5e-52; HMMPfam hit to PDR_CDR, CDR ABC transporter, score: 143.1, E(): 6.1e-40), with protein sequence MTGVIGDDYSTPPHNNGNTDQLLGSTVTISEKRPQAPSPDDSEWNLASQLRADQELLKSRGLTPCKSLPLAWEHLSVRGVGGLDNIEYGSSMSTILAPWLRRKYRKKAALLAATRSDLPEAEKGDGDVMAWRPGMPTPKKGEPGLRKGERYLLRDFSGVVKSGEMMLVVGRPGSGCSTFLKILAGHRDGYAGVEGIVKYGTLQPDKDFQPYKSEVIFNSEEDLHDPNLLVGHTMDFALQMCTPSRDSRLPEEPAGNGMSRKKYQDRTKWELLKMFGLTHTHDTKVGDQYVRGVSGGEKKRVSIAEVLATKASVQMWDNATRGLDADTALRYAKTLRTLADIQRNTTVVSLYQAGNGIYDLFDKVTVIAEGRVIYYGPRAEARGYFEDLGFVHPDGGNTADFLTAVTATNERKIREGFTGPIPTTPAEFSTLYEKSDIARRMREELEAHLADPAVDEQTKKFKESVEKQKDRWASKSRPEKADFMTQVRAALIRDYQQRWGDKWTFWMRPATLLFQALIAGSMFYNMPVSTAGLFLRGGTLFLSLFFPSMISLGETTAVFSGRSVLSKHKGFSMYRPSALLLAQTIGDMPLYFVMIVMFTLIIYFMTGLKVDAGLYFIYLLFIYFTTLCTTALFRSIGYAFSTFNNASKASGFALLMLSMYAGYIIYTPQMHPWFSWIRWLNPFYYSLEAIMASEVYGLELECVSPQLAPYGGDYAQYNQGCAITGAEPNSITLDGTLWMESALNFYKSHVWRNFGILIAFWVFFLGFCALMIEMIPAAGSTKSVLLYKPGGGGKYIRNAQKNGASPRDEEDGPNDSQLNEKSQGTSDGTAAEVQAVNSVLTWKNLCYTVNANGQPRQLLNNIFGYCKAGTLTALMGSSGAGKTTLMDVLAARKTDGDIRGEILMNGKQLPISFQRTTGYCEQVDVHLPQATVREALEFSALLRQPRTLSDKEKLAYVDVIIDLLELHDIEDALIGTPEAGLGVEQRKRLTIGVELVSKPTLLFLDEPTSGLDGQSSYLIVSFLRKLAAAGQAVLCTIHQPSAALFARFDQLLLLKGGGNTVYFGPVSELTSYFEKQGVTIPKNVNPAERMIDIVSGDLSKGRDWAQIWLESDECKERARELEELKKAGADNTASVEGDEHEFASTNITQLKLVTKRASVQLWRDTEYVMNKVALHVLAALFNGFSFWKIGDAYADIQNRIFTIFLFVFVAPGVIAQTQPKFLHNRDIFEAREKKAKLYSWHAFCFAEIVAEIPYLLVCALLYFAPWYPTAGFSFKPGIAGAIYLQMTLYEFLYTGIGQFVAAYAPHEVFAALVNPLLIGILVIFCGVLVPYDQITAFWRYWMYYLDPFQYLLGGLVSRALWDVEVKCKSDEYAVFNPPEGMTCENYMSAFLSEAPGYLNNPNATSDCEYCVISKGSDYLKALNLEKKVDGWRDIALTFLFVLTSYGMVFLLLKLRSKRSKMAQ encoded by the exons ATGACAGGGGTTATCGGAGATGACTACAGCACACCACCTCACAATAATGGCAACACAGACCAATTGCTAGGATCTACAGTTACTATCTCTGAAAAACGACCCCAGGCACCCTCCCCCGATGATTCCGAGTGGAACTTGGCATCTCAGTTGCGA GCCGATCAGGAGCTCCTCAAATCGCGAGGATTGACACCCTGCAAATCTCTTCCATTGGCATGGGAACACCTTTCGGTCCGCGGTGTAGGTGGTCTGGACAATATCGAATATGGTTCTTCTATGTCTACGATTCTCGCACCCTGGTTACGACGCAAATACCGCAAGAAAGCTGCTCTCTTGGCAGCAACTAGAAGTGACTTACCAGAAGCCGAAAAGGGTGACGGTGATGTCATGGCCTGGCGACCAGGTATGCCTACGCCCAAGAAGGGTGAACCCGGCCTTCGTAAAGGAGAGCGATACCTCCTTAGAGACTTCTCAGGTGTGGTCAAGTCAGGAGAGATGATGTTGGTCGTCGGTCGACCAGGTAGTGGGTGCAGTACTTTCCTCAAAATCCTCGCCGGTCATCGAGACGGATACGCTGGGGTAGAAGGTATTGTCAAATACGGCACGTTGCAGCCCGACAAAGACTTCCAACCATACAAAAGCGAAGTCATTTTCAACTCGGAGGAAGACCTGCATGATCCTAATCTTCTCGTTGGTCATACAATGGATTTCGCTCTCCAGATGTGCACCCCATCTCGCGATTCAAGGTTACCTGAAGAACCTGCTGGCAATGGGATGAGTAGGAAGAAGTACCAGGATAGAACAAAATGGgagttgttgaagatgttTGGCCTTACCCATACACATGATACCAAGGTGGGAGATCAGTATGTTCGAGGTGTTTCCG GTGGTGAGAAGAAACGAGTTTCCATTGCAGAAGTGCTTGCCACCAAAGCTTCTGTCCAGATGTGGGACAATGCCACCCGCGGCCTCGATGCCGATACCGCTCTGCGATATGCCAAAACCCTTCGTACACTCGCCGATATCCAACGAAACACCACGGTCGTCAGTCTATATCAGGCGGGTAACGGTATCTACGATCTCTTCGATAAGGTAACCGTGATCGCAGAAGGACGGGTAATTTACTATGGACCACGAGCGGAGGCGAGAGGTTACTTTGAAGATCTTGGATTCGTTCATCCGGATGGAGGCAACACTGCCGACTTTTTGACTGCCGTTACCGCC ACGAACGAGCGAAAGATCAGAGAGGGCTTCACGGGCCCTATCCCCACCACTCCCGCTGAGTTTTCGACTCTTTATGAGAAATCTGACATTGCTCGTCGTATGCgagaagagttggaagcTCATCTGGCCGACCCTGCTGTAGATGAGCAGACGAAGAAGTTTAAAGAGAGCGTTGAAAAGCAGAAGGACCGATGGGCATCTAAGAGTAGGCCGGAGAAGGCCGACTTCATGACTCAG GTCCGTGCGGCATTGATCAGAGATTACCAACAACGATGGGGAGACAAATG GACGTTTTGGATGCGACCTGCTACTTTGCTCTTCCAAGCCTTGATTGCAGGCTCT ATGTTCTACAATATGCCTGTTTCTACCGCAGGTCTTTTCCTTCGAGGTGGTACTTTGTTCTTGTCTCTTTTCT TCCCCTCCATGATCAGTCTTGGTGAAACGACGGCCGTCTTTTCAGGCCGATCAGTTCTTTCAAAGCATAAAGGCTTCTCTATGTACAGACCTTCGGCCCTGCTGCTCGCTCAAACGATAGGCGATATGCCCCTCTACTTTGTGATGATTGTCATGTtcactctcatcatctATTTCATGACGGGTCTCAAAGTCGACGCCGGTCTGTATTTCATCTACCTCTTGTTCATCTATTTTACCACCCTTTGTACAACGGCGCTCTTCCGATCCATTGGTTACGCTTTTAGCACTTTCAACAATGCTTCCAAAGCTTCTGGTTTTGCGCTCTTGATGCTTTCGATG TACGCTGGCTACATCATCTACACCCCTCAAATGCATCCATGGTTTTCATGGATTAGATGGCTCAACCCTTTCTATTATTCTTTGGAAGCCATTATGGCTAGTGAGGTCTATGGGCTTGAACTCGAATGCGTTTCTCCACAACTTGCGCCTTATGGTGGTGACTACGCTCAATACAACCAGGGATGCGCAATCACCGGTGCTGAGCCCAACTCTATTACCCTTGACGGCACCTTATGGATGGAATCTGCTCTCAACTTTTACAAAAGCCATGTCTGGCGTAACTTTGGTATCTTGATTGCTTTCTGGgttttcttccttggttTCTGTGCATTGATGATCGAGATGATCCCAGCAGCTGGATCGACCAAGTCCGTACTGCTGTACAAACCAGGCGGAGGTGGCAAGTACATAAGGAACGCTCAAAAGAACGGAGCTTCTCCtcgagatgaagaagatggaccGAATGATAGTCAACTTAATGAGAAATCTCAGGGAACGTCAGATGGCACCGCCGCCGAAGTGCAGGCTGTCAATTC CGTTCTGACCTGGAAGAACCTATGCTACACTGTCAATGCGAATGGCCAGCCCCGCCAGCTTCTCAACAACATCTTTGGATACTGCAAAGCTGGTACCCTTACTGCTCTCATGGGATCTTCTGGAGCAGGTAAAACGACCTTGATGGATGTGTTGGCAGCGCGAAAGACCGACGGTGATATCCGTGGTGAGATTCTCATGAATGGCAAGCAACTTCCCATTTCTTTCCAGCGAACCACCGGCTATTGCGAACAAGTGGATGTGCACCTTCCTCAGGCTACTGTGAGAGAGGCTCTCGAGTTTTCTGCGCTTCTTCGTCAGCCTAGAACTCTTTCGGATAAG GAAAAACTCGCTTATGTCGATGTCATTATCGATTTGCTTGAGCTGCATGACATTGAAGATGCCCTGATCGGTACTCCGGAAGCCGGTCTGGGTGTTGAGCAGCGAAAGAGGTTAACCATCGGTGTTGAGCTTGTCAGCAAGCC AACCTTATTGTTCCTGGATGAGCCTACTTCCGGTCTTGATGGCCAAAGCTCTTATTTGATTGTATCCTTCTTAAGAAAGCTAGCTGCCGCCGGTCAAGCTGTTCTTTGTACCATTCACCAACCTTCCGCTGCTCTGTTCGCCCGATTCGAccagctcctgctcctcaaAGGCGGTGGTAACACTGTGTACT TCGGGCCTGTCAGCGAATTGACCAGCTATTTCGAGAAGCAAGGCGTCACAATCCCCAAGAACGTCAATCCGGCTGAACGAATGATTGATATTGTGTCGGGTGACCTTTCGAAGGGACGTGATTGGGCTCAGATTTGGCTTGAATCAGACGAATGCAAAGAGCGTGCTAGGGAACTGGAGgaattgaagaaggctggCGCCGATAACACGGCCAGTGTCGAGGGTGACGAGCATGAGTTCGCTTCGACAAACATAACCCAACTCAAGTTGGTCACCAAGCGAGCATCGGTCCAATTGTGGCGTGACACTGAATACGTGATGAACAAG GTTGCGCTGCACGTCTTGGCAGCCCTCTTCAATGGTTTCAGTTTCTGGAAAATTGGTGACGC ATACGCGGATATTCAGAACCGTATCTTCACAATTTTCCTGTTTGTTTTCGTCGCTC CTGGTGTAATCGCTCAGACCCAGCCTAAGTTCCTACATAACAGAGACATTTTCGAAGCGCgagagaaaaaggcaaagcttTACTCCTGGCATGCCTTCTGTTTCGCAGAGATTGTAGCAGAAATTCCCTACCTCCTCGTTTGCGCTCTACTCTACTTTGCCCCGTGGTATCCAACCGCCGGTTTCAGCTTCAAGCCTGGAATCGCAGGAGCCATTTATCTTCAGATGACACTGTATGAGTTCTTGTACACCGGTATTGGCCAGTTTGTGGCGGCATACGCCCCTCATGAGGTATTTGCTGCTCTTGTCAATCCTCTGCTCATTGGAA TCCTTGTTATATTCTGTGGTGTCCTGGTTCCGTATGATCAGATCACTGCTTTCTGGC GCTACTGGA TGTATTATCTCGACCCTTTCCAATATCTTCTCGGTGGTCTTGTCTCTCGCGCTTTGTGGGACGTTGAAGTCAAATGCAAAAGCGACGAGTACGCCGTTTTCAACCCTCCTGAGGGAATGACTTGCGAAAACTACATGTCAGCCTTCCTCTCCGAAGCGCCTGGCTACTTGAACAATCCCAATGCTACAAGCGACTGTGAATATTGCGTCATTTCAAAGGGGAGTGATTATCTCAAGGCATTGAatttggagaagaaggtggatGGGTGGAGGGATATTGCTTTGACTTT CTTGTTCGTCCTCACTTCTTACGGAATGgtgtttcttcttct TAAATTGAGAAGTAAACGTTCCAAAATGGCCCAGTAA